In Motilibacter aurantiacus, one genomic interval encodes:
- a CDS encoding S8 family peptidase yields the protein MISSPRRASRLGTLALGTALAAAGASLPSAPASAAEDGPLLSYVVNTKPNSSHTRAAAEAVVANGGTVVETYRKIGVVIARSSDPEFADNLRARGPKGDIWSVGQTRTAGIEASVDDATAVASAGRRTARATASAVTPDPLESRQWDLPLIKATQAQEINPGSKRVVVGILDDGIDDTHQDLAAQVDDSLSTDCLSGKPDSSVGSWRPASPTADYHGTHVAGTVAAARNGVGVVGVAPGVTLAAVKVVNPDGLIYPEAAICGFMWAAQHDFDVTNNSYYVDPWLFWCRGDEDQAAVQDAVLKAIAYATEQDVFNVAAAGNENYDLANKTTDATSPDDSTPVTRPVDAECLSLPTEAPGVVQVASVTQAKAKSGFSNYGYGKIDVAAPGSSILSTFPGDRYGTISGTSMASPHVAGVAALLKSTHPKADPAQLLQLLRAQADPLPCPTTGAAAAQCTGTTAYNSLFGYGLVDALDAVS from the coding sequence TTGATCTCTTCGCCACGCCGGGCCTCCCGGCTCGGAACCCTGGCCCTCGGCACGGCGCTCGCGGCCGCGGGGGCCTCGCTGCCCTCGGCCCCGGCGAGCGCGGCCGAGGACGGCCCGCTGCTCAGCTACGTCGTCAACACCAAGCCGAACTCCTCGCACACCCGAGCCGCCGCGGAGGCCGTCGTCGCCAACGGCGGGACCGTGGTGGAGACGTACCGGAAGATCGGCGTGGTCATCGCGCGGTCGTCCGACCCCGAGTTCGCCGACAACCTGCGCGCCCGCGGCCCCAAGGGCGACATCTGGTCGGTGGGGCAGACCCGGACCGCCGGCATCGAGGCCTCCGTCGACGACGCCACCGCCGTCGCATCGGCCGGCCGGCGGACCGCGAGGGCGACGGCGTCCGCGGTCACGCCCGACCCCCTGGAGTCGCGGCAGTGGGACCTGCCGCTCATCAAGGCGACGCAGGCCCAGGAGATCAACCCGGGCAGCAAGCGCGTGGTCGTGGGCATCCTCGACGACGGCATCGACGACACGCACCAGGACCTGGCCGCGCAGGTCGACGACTCGCTCTCGACCGACTGCCTGAGCGGCAAGCCGGACTCGAGCGTCGGCTCGTGGCGCCCGGCCAGCCCGACGGCGGACTACCACGGCACGCACGTCGCCGGGACGGTCGCGGCTGCCCGCAACGGCGTGGGCGTCGTCGGGGTGGCCCCCGGCGTCACCCTCGCGGCGGTGAAGGTCGTCAACCCTGACGGCCTCATCTACCCGGAGGCTGCGATCTGCGGCTTCATGTGGGCCGCCCAGCACGACTTCGACGTGACGAACAACAGCTACTACGTCGACCCGTGGCTGTTCTGGTGCCGGGGCGACGAGGACCAGGCCGCGGTCCAGGACGCGGTGCTCAAGGCGATCGCGTACGCCACGGAGCAGGACGTCTTCAACGTGGCCGCCGCCGGCAACGAGAACTACGACCTGGCGAACAAGACCACGGACGCGACGAGCCCTGACGACAGCACGCCCGTGACCCGCCCGGTCGACGCCGAGTGCCTCAGCCTGCCGACCGAGGCGCCGGGCGTGGTGCAGGTCGCCTCGGTGACGCAGGCGAAGGCCAAGTCGGGCTTCTCGAACTACGGCTACGGCAAGATCGACGTAGCGGCCCCCGGCTCGAGCATCCTGTCGACTTTCCCCGGCGACCGCTACGGCACGATCTCCGGCACGTCGATGGCCTCCCCGCACGTCGCCGGCGTGGCCGCGCTGCTCAAGTCGACCCACCCCAAGGCCGACCCCGCCCAGCTGCTGCAGCTGCTGCGCGCCCAGGCCGACCCGCTGCCCTG